Proteins from a single region of Streptomyces vinaceus:
- the galU gene encoding UTP--glucose-1-phosphate uridylyltransferase GalU, whose translation MTQLHPVIKKAVIPAAGLGTRFLPATKATPKEMLPVVDKPAIQYVVEEAVSAGLDDVLMITGRNKRALEDHFDRNYELESALIAKGDDDRLKKVQESSDLATMHYVRQGDPRGLGHAVLCAEPHVGDEPFAVLLGDDLIDPRDPLLRQMTDVHARTGGTVIALMEVDPANVHLYGCAAVEATDEEDVVRITGLVEKPDPADAPSNYAVIGRYVLNPAIFDILRETEPGRGGEIQLTDGLQKLAADETVGGPVHGVVFRGRRYDTGDRGDYLRAIVRLACEREDLGPEFRTWLHRYVTEEM comes from the coding sequence ATGACTCAGTTGCACCCTGTGATCAAGAAGGCCGTGATCCCGGCCGCAGGTCTCGGTACCCGCTTCCTTCCGGCGACGAAGGCGACGCCCAAGGAAATGCTCCCGGTCGTGGACAAGCCGGCCATCCAGTACGTGGTCGAGGAGGCGGTTTCGGCCGGCCTCGACGACGTACTCATGATCACAGGACGTAACAAGCGAGCCCTCGAAGACCACTTCGACCGCAACTACGAGCTGGAGTCGGCCCTCATCGCCAAGGGTGACGACGACCGCCTGAAGAAGGTCCAGGAGTCCAGCGACCTGGCCACCATGCACTACGTCCGCCAGGGTGACCCGCGCGGCCTCGGCCACGCCGTCCTGTGCGCCGAGCCGCACGTCGGCGACGAGCCCTTCGCCGTCCTCCTCGGCGACGACCTGATCGACCCGCGCGACCCGCTGCTGCGCCAGATGACCGACGTCCACGCCCGCACCGGCGGCACGGTCATCGCCCTCATGGAGGTCGACCCCGCCAACGTCCACCTCTACGGCTGCGCCGCCGTCGAGGCCACGGACGAGGAGGACGTCGTCCGGATCACCGGCCTCGTCGAGAAGCCCGACCCGGCGGACGCGCCCAGCAATTACGCGGTCATCGGACGGTACGTCCTCAACCCCGCGATCTTCGACATACTGCGGGAGACCGAGCCGGGCCGCGGCGGGGAGATCCAGCTCACCGACGGCCTGCAGAAGCTGGCCGCCGACGAGACCGTGGGCGGCCCGGTGCACGGCGTGGTCTTCCGGGGCCGCCGCTACGACACCGGGGACCGCGGGGACTACCTGAGGGCCATCGTCCGCCTCGCGTGCGAGCGAGAGGACCTGGGCCCGGAGTTCCGCACCTGGCTTCACCGTTACGTCACGGAGGAGATGTAG
- the glp gene encoding gephyrin-like molybdotransferase Glp — protein sequence MSSRAPQDTGQGAQRLWSVDEHLADVLAAIRPLEPIELQLLDAQGCVLVEDVTVPVALPPFDNSSMDGYAVRTADVQGASEEFPAVLTVIGDVAAGSGALPTVGPGQAARIMTGAPLPPGAEAVVPVEWTDGGTGGGAAAGMTPASAAPEGAAGEVRVHRAAEARAHVRARGSDVQAGDLALAAGTVLGPPQIALLAAIGRGTVRVRPRPRVVVLSTGSELVQPGESLAAGTIYDSNSFALAAAARDAGAISYRVGAVADDAETLRSTIEDQLIRADLLVTTGGVSVGAYDVVKEALTSVGTADDEADGGRVDFRKLAMQPGKPQGFGTIGPDHTPLLALPGNPVSSYVSFELFVRPAIRALMGLPDVSRPSVRAVLEADKALGSPAGRRQFLRGKYDAETGTVSPVGGSGSHLIAALAHADSLMVVPEDVTSVEPGAELEVVLLG from the coding sequence TTGAGCAGCCGCGCACCGCAGGACACCGGCCAGGGCGCACAGCGCCTGTGGTCGGTCGACGAGCACCTCGCTGACGTCCTCGCCGCGATCCGGCCGCTGGAGCCCATCGAGCTCCAGCTGCTCGACGCCCAGGGCTGTGTCCTGGTCGAGGACGTCACCGTGCCCGTCGCGCTCCCGCCCTTCGACAACAGCTCCATGGACGGGTACGCCGTCCGCACGGCCGATGTCCAGGGCGCGAGCGAGGAGTTCCCCGCGGTGCTGACGGTGATCGGGGACGTGGCGGCGGGCAGCGGCGCGCTGCCCACCGTCGGCCCCGGCCAGGCCGCCCGCATCATGACCGGCGCACCGCTGCCCCCCGGCGCGGAAGCCGTCGTACCGGTCGAGTGGACCGACGGCGGTACGGGCGGCGGCGCGGCCGCCGGAATGACCCCGGCCAGCGCGGCCCCCGAGGGCGCGGCCGGCGAGGTGCGGGTGCACCGGGCCGCCGAGGCGCGGGCCCATGTCCGCGCGCGCGGCAGCGACGTCCAGGCCGGGGACCTCGCGCTCGCCGCGGGCACGGTCCTCGGCCCGCCGCAGATCGCGCTGCTCGCCGCCATCGGGCGGGGCACCGTACGGGTGCGGCCTCGCCCGCGCGTGGTCGTCCTGTCCACCGGCAGCGAGCTGGTCCAGCCGGGCGAGTCGCTGGCCGCGGGGACGATCTACGATTCGAACAGCTTCGCGCTGGCCGCGGCCGCGCGCGACGCCGGGGCGATCTCCTACCGGGTCGGGGCCGTGGCCGACGACGCCGAGACCCTGCGCTCGACCATCGAGGACCAGCTGATCCGGGCCGACCTGCTGGTCACCACGGGCGGCGTGAGCGTCGGGGCGTACGACGTGGTCAAGGAGGCGCTGACCTCGGTGGGCACGGCGGACGACGAGGCCGACGGCGGGCGGGTGGACTTCCGCAAGCTGGCGATGCAGCCCGGCAAACCGCAGGGCTTCGGCACCATCGGCCCGGACCACACCCCCCTGCTGGCCCTGCCCGGGAACCCGGTGTCCTCGTACGTCTCCTTCGAACTGTTCGTGCGGCCCGCGATCCGCGCGCTCATGGGCCTGCCGGACGTCAGCCGGCCCAGCGTGCGGGCCGTGCTGGAGGCCGACAAGGCGCTGGGCTCCCCGGCCGGGCGCCGCCAGTTCCTGCGCGGCAAGTACGACGCCGAGACGGGCACGGTCAGCCCGGTCGGCGGATCGGGCTCCCACCTGATCGCGGCGCTGGCCCACGCCGACTCCCTGATGGTCGTACCGGAGGACGTCACCTCGGTGGAGCCGGGGGCCGAGCTCGAAGTGGTCCTGCTCGGCTGA
- the moaC gene encoding cyclic pyranopterin monophosphate synthase MoaC: protein MTTHSRLTHIDEAGAARMVDVSEKDVTTRTARASGRVLVSARVVELLRGEGVPKGDALATARIAGIMGAKKTPDLIPLCHPLAVSGVKVDLSVADDAVEILATVKTTDRTGVEMEALTAVAVAGLTVIDMVKAVDKGAVITDVRVEEKTGGKSGDWTRA from the coding sequence ATGACCACGCACAGCAGGCTGACGCACATCGACGAGGCCGGCGCGGCCCGGATGGTGGACGTCTCGGAGAAGGACGTCACGACGCGGACGGCACGGGCCAGCGGGCGCGTGCTCGTCTCCGCGCGGGTGGTCGAGCTGCTGCGCGGCGAGGGCGTGCCCAAGGGCGACGCCCTCGCCACCGCGCGGATCGCCGGGATCATGGGCGCGAAGAAGACCCCCGACCTGATCCCGCTCTGCCACCCGCTGGCCGTCTCCGGCGTGAAGGTCGACCTGTCGGTCGCCGACGACGCCGTCGAGATCCTCGCCACCGTCAAGACGACCGACCGCACGGGCGTCGAGATGGAGGCGCTGACGGCCGTCGCGGTCGCCGGGCTCACCGTGATCGACATGGTCAAGGCCGTCGACAAGGGCGCCGTCATCACGGACGTCCGGGTGGAGGAGAAGACCGGCGGCAAGTCCGGCGACTGGACGCGCGCGTGA
- a CDS encoding MogA/MoaB family molybdenum cofactor biosynthesis protein — translation MREPERALRGLVVTASNRASAGVYADRGGPLLAEGLEKLGFAVDGPRVVPDGDPVEQALREGVAAGYDVILTTGGTGISPTDRTPDATARVLDYEVPGIPQAIRAEGLAKVATAALSRGLAGVAGHTLIVNLPGSPGGVRDGLAVLARILPHAVDQIRGGDHPRPAEPHGSTS, via the coding sequence GTGCGCGAGCCCGAGCGCGCCCTGCGCGGACTCGTGGTCACCGCCTCGAACCGCGCCTCGGCGGGCGTGTACGCCGACCGGGGCGGGCCGTTGCTGGCCGAGGGGCTGGAGAAGCTCGGCTTCGCGGTGGACGGCCCGCGGGTCGTCCCCGACGGGGACCCGGTCGAGCAGGCGCTGCGCGAGGGCGTGGCCGCCGGGTACGACGTCATCCTGACGACCGGCGGCACCGGCATCTCGCCGACCGACCGCACCCCGGACGCCACGGCGCGGGTGCTGGACTACGAGGTCCCGGGCATCCCGCAGGCCATCCGCGCCGAGGGCCTGGCCAAGGTGGCGACCGCGGCCCTGTCCCGGGGGCTGGCGGGCGTGGCCGGGCACACGCTGATCGTGAACCTGCCGGGCTCGCCGGGCGGGGTGCGCGACGGCCTGGCCGTCCTGGCCCGGATCCTGCCGCACGCGGTGGACCAGATCCGGGGCGGCGACCACCCCAGACCCGCGGAGCCCCACGGGAGCACGAGCTGA
- a CDS encoding GNAT family N-acetyltransferase — MVLTDGDVTLRPIKLRDQSAWREVNRRNRDWLRPWEATIPPPAPWGPVIQRPTYRQMVRHLRAEANAGRMLPFVIEYRGRLVGQLTVAGITWGSMCAGHVGYWVDREVAGRGVMPTAVAMAVDHCFGKVGLHRIEVCIRPENGPSRRVVEKLGFREEGLRPRYLHIDGAWRDHLVYALTAEEVPEGLLRRWHRARA, encoded by the coding sequence GTGGTGCTCACCGACGGCGACGTCACGCTCCGGCCGATAAAACTGCGGGACCAGAGTGCCTGGCGCGAGGTCAACCGGCGCAACCGCGACTGGCTCCGGCCGTGGGAGGCGACGATCCCGCCGCCCGCGCCCTGGGGGCCGGTGATCCAGCGGCCGACGTACCGCCAGATGGTCCGCCATCTGCGGGCCGAGGCGAACGCGGGGCGGATGCTGCCCTTCGTCATCGAGTACCGGGGACGCCTCGTCGGCCAGCTCACGGTCGCCGGGATCACCTGGGGGTCGATGTGCGCGGGCCACGTGGGCTACTGGGTGGACCGCGAGGTGGCGGGCCGGGGCGTGATGCCGACGGCCGTGGCGATGGCGGTGGACCACTGCTTCGGCAAGGTCGGGCTGCACCGGATCGAGGTCTGCATCCGCCCGGAGAACGGGCCGAGCCGGCGGGTCGTGGAGAAGCTGGGCTTCCGCGAGGAGGGGCTGCGGCCGCGCTACCTCCACATCGACGGCGCCTGGCGCGACCACCTCGTGTACGCGCTGACGGCCGAGGAGGTCCCGGAGGGGCTGCTGCGCCGCTGGCACCGGGCCCGCGCATAA
- a CDS encoding putative T7SS-secreted protein yields MGLGDFIPDPVEDWVEDRAEDVGDAIEWTGDKLAGVADKVGLDEAGDWIRDKSRSAANQLGADVRELELGQTDDPKKLVYGSVSKIRAQVSHLSDFERSFTLVGKGLKGIAEPDGLKGKTAETFREKVAKEPPRWFKAAESFGKAADAMNRFADTVEWAQGQAKEALEEYEKAKKASNDARTAHNNAIDAYEDAVKAKKDPLPPKPTGDFQDPGKALATAAQDKLDSARKQRNDVAQTAGAAVRAARDAAPPKPSYAKQLGDGLDYLDLARTHLAGGVIKGTADMVDFARALNPYDIYNITHPAEYLTSLNSTAAGLVTAVNDPWGAGKQMLDEFMKDPSEGIGKLLPQLLADKGLGELGAGAKGVRDLEHLDDVKKGPGRTGLGEHGPHPGERPDLEKPSKYTDPVDLATGRMYLPQTDVVLPGALPLVFTRRAESGYTAGRWFGPAWSSTVDQHLEVDAEGVVLVTEDGLVVGYPHPAPGLPVPPLSASAPQHPLERTPDGDWTLTDPETGHTRRFTPPADGSENGIAPVSQLEDRNGNLITFEYDAHGTPLGISHSGGYRLRFETAGGRITALHLGGGPRILSYGYTGGHLTEITNSSGLPLRLTYDDRARITSWTDTNGSRYEYAYDDRDRCVAEAGEAGHYALTFGYDEADAATGLRATRMTTADGHTRRYLFDERCRLVAETDPLGAVTRHGYDARGRQTSTTDPLGHTTHNRYDDRGLLVSVVRPDGREARAEYDGLGRPVKVIAADGSVTRQTFDERGNRTSVTRPDGSLTRFAYDGRGHLRAVTDPLGAVTLVRTDRAGLPVAVTDHRGATTTYERDAFGRTTAVTDPLGAVTRTEWSVEGKPLHRSGPHGHRSWTYDGEGNCLTRTDAGGATVRFEYGHFDVVVARTDADGSRHAYTYDAGLRLTGVRNPQGLTWQYVYDAAGRLVTETDFDGRSLAYAYDAADRLVGRTDGLGRTIAYERNALGQTVRKDAAGEVTTFEYDVFDQLALAVRGDCVLTRLRDRTGRLLEETVDGRRLVHTYDAAGRRTGRTTPTGAGSAWSYDDSGRRDALTTSGRRIGFTHDAAGRELTRTYADVVTLTSGWDGAGRLTDQLLTGPGRSVLQRRGYTYRADGALTAIDDLLAGPRTFELDPRGRVTGVRAENWTERYAYDEAGNQSSASWPGSHPGGQDAAGPRAYEGTRLITAGRVRQEYDALGRVVMRRKSRLSRKPDTWRYEWDAEDRITAVTTPDGTRWRYSYDALGRRTAKERMTADGLEVAERTVFTWDGNVLCEQVTTTADGSHEVAVTWDHRGLHPLAQTERILTAAQEVVDERFYAIVTDLVGAPTELVDEEGGLAWRSRSTLWGSTAWSRDATAYTPLRFPGQYFDPESGLHHNYFRTYDPETARYLSPDPLGLAAAQNPSAYVSNPHRWCDPFGLAPYSDSTRTAQGVDHQLNEAESGKANHYLSGIGGDEAKLEKYLQGQLRAPANYVDDASGARIIIDRSLRDGSGNPVVIIRQDHMIHAYHVEEKDISNYITPRDGKDAAKWRTPNADEVNE; encoded by the coding sequence ATGGGGCTGGGCGACTTCATACCGGATCCGGTCGAGGACTGGGTCGAGGACCGCGCCGAGGACGTCGGCGACGCGATCGAGTGGACCGGCGACAAACTGGCCGGGGTCGCCGACAAGGTCGGCCTGGACGAGGCCGGCGACTGGATCCGCGACAAGAGCCGCTCGGCCGCCAACCAACTGGGCGCGGACGTCCGCGAGCTGGAGCTCGGGCAGACCGACGACCCGAAGAAGCTGGTCTACGGCAGCGTTTCCAAGATCCGGGCGCAGGTCTCGCACCTGAGCGACTTCGAGCGCTCGTTCACGCTGGTCGGCAAGGGCCTCAAGGGCATCGCGGAGCCCGACGGCCTCAAGGGCAAGACGGCGGAGACCTTCCGGGAGAAGGTGGCCAAGGAGCCGCCGCGCTGGTTCAAGGCGGCGGAGTCCTTCGGGAAGGCCGCAGACGCGATGAACCGCTTCGCGGACACCGTGGAATGGGCGCAGGGCCAGGCCAAGGAGGCACTGGAGGAGTACGAGAAGGCCAAGAAGGCCTCCAACGACGCCCGCACCGCGCACAACAACGCGATCGACGCCTACGAGGACGCGGTCAAGGCGAAGAAGGACCCGCTGCCGCCCAAGCCGACCGGGGACTTCCAGGACCCCGGCAAGGCCCTGGCCACGGCCGCCCAGGACAAGCTCGACAGCGCGCGCAAGCAGCGCAACGACGTCGCGCAGACGGCCGGCGCCGCGGTCCGCGCGGCCCGCGACGCCGCCCCGCCCAAGCCCTCGTACGCCAAGCAGCTCGGCGACGGCCTGGACTACCTGGACCTCGCCCGGACGCACCTCGCGGGCGGCGTCATCAAGGGCACCGCCGACATGGTGGACTTCGCCCGGGCGCTGAACCCGTACGACATCTACAACATCACCCACCCCGCCGAGTACCTGACGAGCCTCAACTCCACGGCCGCGGGCCTGGTCACCGCCGTCAACGATCCGTGGGGCGCGGGCAAGCAGATGCTCGACGAGTTCATGAAGGACCCCTCCGAGGGCATCGGCAAGCTGCTCCCCCAGCTCCTGGCCGACAAGGGCCTGGGCGAACTCGGCGCGGGCGCCAAGGGCGTCCGGGACCTCGAACACCTCGACGACGTCAAGAAGGGCCCGGGCCGCACCGGCCTCGGCGAGCACGGACCGCACCCGGGCGAGCGGCCCGACCTGGAGAAGCCCAGCAAGTACACCGACCCCGTCGACCTCGCCACCGGCCGGATGTACCTGCCGCAGACGGACGTGGTCCTGCCCGGGGCCCTGCCGCTCGTCTTCACGCGCCGCGCGGAATCGGGCTACACGGCGGGCCGCTGGTTCGGGCCGGCCTGGTCGTCCACGGTCGACCAGCACCTGGAGGTCGATGCCGAGGGCGTCGTACTCGTGACGGAGGACGGCCTGGTCGTCGGCTACCCGCACCCGGCGCCCGGCCTCCCGGTCCCGCCGCTGTCCGCGTCCGCCCCGCAGCACCCGCTGGAGCGCACCCCGGACGGCGACTGGACGCTGACCGACCCGGAGACGGGCCACACCCGCCGCTTCACTCCGCCGGCCGACGGCTCCGAGAACGGCATCGCACCGGTCTCGCAGCTGGAGGACCGCAACGGCAACCTGATCACCTTCGAGTACGACGCCCACGGCACCCCCCTGGGCATCTCCCATTCCGGTGGCTATCGCCTGCGCTTCGAGACCGCCGGCGGACGGATCACCGCCCTGCACCTGGGCGGCGGCCCGCGGATCCTCTCGTACGGCTACACCGGCGGGCACCTGACCGAGATCACCAACTCCTCGGGCCTGCCCCTGCGCCTCACCTACGACGACCGCGCGCGCATCACCTCCTGGACCGACACCAACGGCAGCCGGTACGAGTACGCCTACGACGATCGGGACCGCTGTGTCGCCGAGGCCGGGGAGGCGGGCCACTACGCCCTCACCTTCGGCTACGACGAGGCCGACGCGGCGACCGGGCTGCGGGCCACCCGCATGACCACCGCCGACGGCCACACCCGCCGCTACCTCTTCGACGAGCGCTGCCGCCTCGTCGCCGAGACCGACCCGCTCGGTGCGGTCACCCGCCACGGGTACGACGCCCGGGGCCGGCAGACGTCGACCACCGACCCGCTCGGCCACACCACGCACAACAGGTACGACGACCGGGGCCTGCTCGTCTCGGTGGTCCGCCCGGACGGCCGGGAGGCGCGGGCGGAGTACGACGGCCTCGGCCGCCCGGTGAAGGTGATCGCCGCGGACGGCTCCGTGACCCGTCAGACCTTCGACGAGCGCGGCAACCGCACGTCCGTCACCCGGCCCGACGGGTCCCTCACCCGCTTCGCGTACGACGGGCGCGGCCACCTGCGCGCGGTCACGGACCCGCTGGGTGCGGTGACCCTGGTCCGCACCGACCGGGCCGGGCTGCCCGTCGCGGTCACCGACCACCGCGGTGCCACGACCACGTACGAACGCGACGCCTTCGGGCGTACGACCGCGGTCACCGACCCGCTCGGCGCGGTCACGCGCACCGAGTGGTCGGTGGAGGGCAAGCCGCTGCACCGCAGCGGCCCGCACGGCCACCGCTCCTGGACCTATGACGGCGAGGGCAACTGCCTGACCCGTACGGACGCCGGCGGCGCGACGGTGCGCTTCGAGTACGGCCACTTCGACGTCGTCGTGGCCCGCACCGACGCCGACGGCTCGCGCCACGCGTACACCTACGACGCCGGGCTGCGGCTCACCGGGGTGCGCAACCCCCAGGGCCTGACCTGGCAGTACGTGTACGACGCGGCGGGACGGCTGGTCACGGAGACGGACTTCGACGGCCGCTCGCTCGCCTACGCCTACGACGCCGCGGACCGGCTCGTCGGCCGGACCGACGGGCTCGGGCGGACGATCGCCTACGAACGCAACGCGCTGGGCCAGACCGTCCGCAAGGACGCCGCCGGCGAGGTGACGACGTTCGAGTACGACGTCTTCGACCAGCTCGCGCTCGCGGTGCGCGGGGACTGCGTACTGACCCGGCTGCGCGACCGGACGGGCCGCCTGCTGGAGGAGACGGTCGACGGCCGCAGGCTCGTCCACACCTACGACGCCGCGGGCCGCCGCACCGGCCGGACCACGCCGACGGGGGCCGGCTCCGCCTGGTCCTACGACGACTCGGGCCGCCGGGACGCCCTGACGACCTCGGGGCGGCGGATCGGCTTCACCCACGACGCGGCGGGCCGGGAGCTCACCCGCACCTACGCCGACGTGGTCACCCTGACCAGCGGCTGGGACGGGGCGGGCCGGCTGACGGACCAGCTGCTGACGGGCCCCGGCCGCAGCGTCCTGCAGCGCCGCGGGTACACCTACCGGGCCGACGGGGCCCTGACCGCGATCGACGACCTGCTGGCCGGCCCGCGCACCTTCGAGCTCGACCCGCGCGGCCGGGTGACGGGCGTGCGGGCCGAGAACTGGACCGAGCGCTACGCCTACGACGAGGCGGGCAACCAGTCCTCCGCGTCCTGGCCCGGCTCCCACCCCGGCGGCCAGGACGCCGCCGGCCCCCGCGCGTACGAGGGCACCCGGCTGATCACCGCGGGCCGGGTCCGCCAGGAGTACGACGCCCTGGGTCGCGTCGTGATGCGCCGCAAGTCACGCCTCTCCCGCAAGCCCGACACCTGGCGGTACGAGTGGGACGCCGAGGACCGCATCACCGCCGTGACCACCCCCGACGGCACGCGCTGGAGGTACTCCTACGACGCGCTGGGCCGGCGCACGGCCAAGGAGCGGATGACGGCCGACGGCCTGGAGGTGGCCGAGCGCACGGTCTTCACCTGGGACGGGAACGTGCTGTGCGAGCAGGTCACCACCACGGCGGACGGCTCCCACGAGGTCGCCGTGACCTGGGACCACCGGGGCCTGCACCCGCTGGCGCAGACGGAGCGGATCCTGACGGCGGCCCAGGAGGTGGTCGACGAACGGTTCTACGCCATCGTGACCGACCTGGTGGGCGCGCCCACCGAGCTGGTCGACGAAGAGGGCGGCCTGGCCTGGCGCAGCCGGTCGACGCTGTGGGGGTCCACGGCCTGGAGCCGGGACGCCACCGCCTACACCCCGCTGCGTTTCCCCGGCCAGTACTTCGACCCCGAGTCGGGGCTGCACCACAACTACTTCCGCACCTACGACCCCGAGACCGCCCGCTACCTGAGCCCCGACCCGCTGGGCCTGGCGGCGGCGCAGAACCCGTCGGCGTACGTCTCGAACCCGCACCGCTGGTGCGACCCGTTCGGGCTGGCCCCGTACTCGGACAGCACCCGGACGGCGCAGGGCGTCGACCACCAGCTCAACGAGGCGGAGAGCGGAAAGGCGAACCACTACCTGTCGGGCATCGGGGGCGACGAGGCGAAGCTGGAGAAGTACCTGCAGGGCCAGCTGCGCGCACCGGCCAACTACGTGGACGACGCGTCGGGGGCCCGGATCATCATCGACCGCAGCCTGCGGGACGGGAGCGGCAACCCGGTGGTGATCATCCGCCAGGACCATATGATCCACGCCTACCACGTGGAGGAGAAGGACATCTCGAACTACATCACCCCGCGAGACGGCAAGGATGCGGCGAAGTGGCGAACCCCGAATGCGGACGAGGTCAATGAGTAG
- a CDS encoding SseB family protein — MELAAEIAAIRGGGGDPARLVGEFRRAALFVPLAVGDDGSHDGLMSAVSGGIRWFYAFTDEQALARFAVARADADRSWEYLSILGARLTDAVIPMVDGPAGVAVNVADEDGSMFFPPVSGIVPDAYAVDIDPAGAA; from the coding sequence GGAGGGGGTGACCCGGCGCGCCTGGTGGGCGAGTTCCGCCGCGCCGCCCTGTTCGTCCCGCTCGCCGTCGGCGACGACGGATCCCACGACGGCCTGATGTCGGCCGTGTCGGGCGGCATCCGCTGGTTCTACGCCTTCACCGACGAGCAGGCCCTGGCCCGGTTCGCGGTGGCGCGCGCGGACGCCGACCGTTCGTGGGAGTACCTCTCGATCCTCGGCGCCCGTCTCACCGACGCGGTGATCCCGATGGTCGACGGACCGGCCGGAGTGGCCGTCAACGTGGCCGACGAGGACGGCTCGATGTTCTTCCCGCCCGTTTCGGGCATCGTCCCCGACGCGTACGCCGTGGACATCGACCCCGCGGGCGCGGCCTGA